In Ischnura elegans chromosome 3, ioIscEleg1.1, whole genome shotgun sequence, the sequence TCAGATTTAAAGTCATTTGAGGACAACAACAACTATTGCGAAACGCCATCACTTGATATTAACGAAAGGCATTCACTTGCAACCATCTTGACACGATTCATGCAACTGCGATGTAACATTCTGCCCCCTACATGGGTACTGTAAAATTTCGGAATTTGCCCTAAATTAAGAAGCCAAGTCCCAATTTAGCACATAAAGCCGTCACTGCGGCaattaaatatcaatgaaaaccaAAATTCAGCATCAACAAGCAATTCaagaaaaacatatatttataaataactaaaATCTCCAACCTGTgcataaaaagaaattcttgagGAGCAGCCGGAAACCGTTAGGTATGTGGTATGAAAGTTATAGCAAACATTTTGCACTGTTAGATATGCACACCGCAAATCCTAACCAATAGCCAAAGATTGTCTGTTGatccacaaattaaaatttcacaggCAGTTTTCCTGATAGCTTAATCCTCTGTCTACATTTATTTCGCATAAATAATGCACTTTTGCAATTACttggaacataaaattttcataatccCTCTGGTGGAATCGAAATGAACTACGCTTACGTCACTATCCTTTTGGCCTCCATATTGGTTACGGCAAAGGTGCTGGGTGAAGTAtacaaataatttgataaaatgttAAGTATAATATCAAAATCCAGTAATTTGTCGCCTTATTTAAAAGGCACAACGCAAGTAGTTGCGTCTCAGCTTAAATCCGCCTTTGCTCCGGTCGTAACGGAAACTGAGAAAATTGTCGTGCAATCTGGACAAGTATTATCCGCTCATTCATGGAATCAAATTTTGCCGAGAACTTCTCCGTCTGTGACATCTGGACCCACTGgtttgtttttaataattctaaAACATAGCCGAAGTTATATTGTAAGGCAACCGTAAGTAACGCCCTCGTTTTTATGCAATTTTAGTGCCAACCCAAGTACGATATGCTCACTCCGATATCCAAGTTCCTGATTTCACTAAGTATAGGAGAGATGGGGTGAAGGAAACCCATGCAGTTGCGAAGGATAGCGTTGCCAACCGTCATTCATTTACGTACCTCATTGTGGGAGGTAAGACATTTCAATATTAATGTTTCGTTATTGTCCAAAGGCCTTGTTGCTGATACACTTTTTGTTCTTTTGTAGCGGGTGCAGTTGGTTCGGCATATGCTGCAAAAGCTGTCGTGACGCAGTTTGTTAGTTCTATGAGTGCCTCGGCTGATGTTTTAGCTTTAGCcaaaattgaaatcaaaatgtCTGATATCCCTGAGGGTAAAAGTGTTACTTTCAAGTGGCGAGGAAAGCCCCTTTTCATAAGGCACAGGTGAGaaataataatgtttaccatTATTTCATTGCTGCATGTATTTGAGTAACATTGAGTGGTAAAGTGCGCATTTGTGTCTTAAGTTGCAAATGAGGGTGATTCACGATAAACATTCTTGTGTTCGCAGAACTTCCAGTGAGATCGAAACTGAGAGGTCTGTGAATATTTCAACTCTCCGAGACCCTCAGCACGACGATGACCGAACGAAGAAACCCGAGTGGCTTGTCTTGATAGGTGTGTGCACTCACTTGGGATGTGTACCCATCGCCAATGCAGGAGACTTCGGTGGATATTATTGCCCATGCCATGGCTCCCATTACGATGCTTCAGGCCGTATCCGCAAAGGCCCTGCACCTCTTAACTTAGAAATACCACCCTACGAGTTCCCCGAGGAGAATTTGCTGATTGTAGGTTAAAGATCTTAGATGAAAATTCCTACTGGCAACCAAAGACCTATCCTGAATAAGAGAACTTGTTTAGAGGTTAATTAGTTTTCTGCTTGGCCATTCCGGTATTCCTTGGAAAGACAAAATCTGCCAGTGGATAGGAAATTATTTAATAGTGAAATTGTTGGAAAACTTATTTATGAGGTATGTACGTGCCTATATTGTAAATAAACAACTCATGCATTGATAATGCAGTGATTGGACTTTTATCCTGTCTTGATGATTTTGTGTAGATGAGCCAGGAATACGATTATTGTTCCTTGGTTCGAATCGGaagtagtattatatattttgctGTAACATATATATTGCTACCCTTGTTGTCAAGTGTGGGTGTCTGTATGAATGTGGGTGTGCTATGCTAATTTTCGATTTGAACCCCtgtggtttttttttcaagaaatttgtggcgtggaa encodes:
- the LOC124155435 gene encoding cytochrome b-c1 complex subunit Rieske, mitochondrial: MLSIISKSSNLSPYLKGTTQVVASQLKSAFAPVVTETEKIVVQSGQVLSAHSWNQILPRTSPSVTSGPTVPTQVRYAHSDIQVPDFTKYRRDGVKETHAVAKDSVANRHSFTYLIVGAGAVGSAYAAKAVVTQFVSSMSASADVLALAKIEIKMSDIPEGKSVTFKWRGKPLFIRHRTSSEIETERSVNISTLRDPQHDDDRTKKPEWLVLIGVCTHLGCVPIANAGDFGGYYCPCHGSHYDASGRIRKGPAPLNLEIPPYEFPEENLLIVG